The following are encoded together in the Phaseolus vulgaris cultivar G19833 chromosome 9, P. vulgaris v2.0, whole genome shotgun sequence genome:
- the LOC137822922 gene encoding uncharacterized protein, which produces MLNHFVCGSFQHQEEDVAPCSSPKRSKRKKESRSNNPYSDRGLDKFSALLADLDERRQKVYSQSSPQEISLVRFAYSSDDFVPIVVKVKSKDRNKKHTSEELGIQHLTSFSEQLEKSAEEATVEERKQQHKKLDSHKKKNLSFSWDMLKWPSFYVPAVVVLILVFLIVFGRSVATLCTCVVWYVVPTLSECYSDSSKPKKSVMNCKKSDYVWGWLNDMKMVNPEELASPRNGDFKAYSSGKSSRKHGHQKSW; this is translated from the coding sequence ATGTTGAACCATTTTGTCTGTGGCAGTTTCCAGCACCAAGAAGAAGATGTTGCACCATGTTCAAGCCCCAAGAGGTccaagagaaaaaaagaaagtagAAGCAACAACCCGTACTCCGATCGAGGCTTAGATAAATTTTCAGCACTTTTGGCTGATCTCGACGAGAGAAGGCAAAAGGTTTACTCTCAAAGCAGTCCTCAGGAGATATCTTTGGTTCGGTTTGCGTATTCAAGCGATGATTTCGTTCCCATAGTGGTCAAAGTGAAAAGCAAGGATCGGAACAAGAAACACACGAGTGAAGAACTCGGAATACAACACTTGACATCTTTCTCGGAGCAATTGGAGAAATCAGCTGAAGAAGCAACCGTGGAAGAAAGGAAGCAACAACACAAAAAGTTGGACTCTCATAAGAAGAAGAATTTAAGCTTTTCTTGGGATATGCTGAAGTGGCCTTCTTTCTACGTGCCAGCGGTTGTGGttttgattttggtttttttGATTGTGTTTGGGAGATCTGTTGCAACACTTTGCACTTGTGTTGTGTGGTATGTGGTTCCCACGTTGAGTGAATGTTATTCTGATAGTTCAAAGCCAAAGAAATCGGTGATGAATTGTAAGAAGAGTGATTATGTTTGGGGATGGTTGAATGACATGAAGATGGTGAATCCTGAAGAGTTAGCATCTCCAAGAAATGGCGATTTCAAGGCTTATTCCAGTGGCAAGAGTTCAAGGAAACATGGCCACCAGAAAAGCTGGTGA